The following DNA comes from Ignavibacteria bacterium.
AATATCTGTCAACAATTTTCATTTCGCCGCAATTTGGGCACAAATTTAATATATGTGTTTTTATATTATACATAAATTATGCACAACTTTTTTACAAGTGTTACTGATTCTAATCCGTTGATTACTTTTAAAGTATTGTTACTGCATTGTTTATAAAACTGCAAGTAACAACCGCGCAACAAATTCTAATCCTTTTTCTTTCTTTTATCAATTTTCTTCAAAACCTGGGATAATTTGAACGAATTAAAATTTACGTATGAGCCTATAGTTGTTGCCACATGCTCATGACCAAAATGCTGGCTCACAGCAGCCATTTCCTCGCCGTTCACACATTTTTCCAATGCTAAGTGAGCCGTCAATTTTCTGAAAGAATGAGGATTGTAATACTCCATCTTTGCATCTTTAGCCCGGTTTTTAAAAATATGTCTTATACGACCCGAACCTGTCCAGAATACCGGTTCCACTTCGTCTGATTTTTCAAAGCATAGATCATTTCCTTTTGATGTTGATTTCGATCTGGGAAAAACCGGGTCGTCTTTTTTAAAGCCCTTTGCTTTAAGGTATTCCACCCAATCAGTTACATATTTAAGTAATTTAGGCTCAAAGTTGAAAATCTTGCTTTTAATTTGTTTGGAAAACTTTGTTTTGACTCCTTCTTTCGGGTCTTGGTAAACCTCCATTTCTTCAATATCAATACATCCTAAGGGTAAACTCGCAATTGCTGAATCCCTCATACCGGTAAGTACCGTAAAGGCAATTAAAGAACGGTCACGCATTTCTACTTCACTCTTTCCCTTCACAGAAGCACTTAGCTTTAAAACATAATCAAGTGAAGGGTTTTTCTTTAATCTCCCCTGCTGAGATATTTTGCTTTCCGAATCAGCTGTATTCAGGTAGGCTATATCGTTGCCGGATAACCTGCTTTT
Coding sequences within:
- a CDS encoding site-specific integrase; translated protein: MTINIQNIKTKQEYYKWLQEVKGKNPATIDKIESALTKYEEFSNYEEFAKFGKEKALSYKTWLKKSSYRDKPIQISTYCHYLKMLKNFYEWLLMQPGYKSRLSGNDIAYLNTADSESKISQQGRLKKNPSLDYVLKLSASVKGKSEVEMRDRSLIAFTVLTGMRDSAIASLPLGCIDIEEMEVYQDPKEGVKTKFSKQIKSKIFNFEPKLLKYVTDWVEYLKAKGFKKDDPVFPRSKSTSKGNDLCFEKSDEVEPVFWTGSGRIRHIFKNRAKDAKMEYYNPHSFRKLTAHLALEKCVNGEEMAAVSQHFGHEHVATTIGSYVNFNSFKLSQVLKKIDKRKKKD